The nucleotide sequence GGCAACCTGACCCCCAAATGTTCCTACAGAAACATTTGGCCAGCCTGAAAATTGTAAAGCAGGCCATCCATCAAACTGAACCCTGACTTTCTTTCCTTTTTTAATAAGTGGAATGTCCATTGCTTTCACGAACATGGCAACAGCTTTGTCATTCGATTCCGGCAAAATGGTAGCCACGGCATCACCTTCTTTGATGGTCTCCCCAAGACCTACTTTTATGGTTTTGACAATATGTCCACTTTGAGGAGCAATTATTTGGTACTGAGATTGCCTAATCCGCACATTTGAAAGCTCGTTCTCCATCTTAGAGATTCCTCCGATGGTCTCATTTAAACCAGAAATGGTTTCATTGAGGTTTGATTGAGATTTACTGATCTTATCAGCATAGTCTGCTTCAATAGACGTTAACTCAAGGTAGGCATTTGCAAGATCGGCCTTTCTTTGAAGCCATTCATTTTCAGCTTTAAGGACTTTCGCACCGCTCATCTGATATTTAGATTCTATATCCTGAAATTTGGTCAAGGTGATATTCCCAGCGTCATATCGATTTTTATTACGCTCGTATACACTAATTGCGTTTTCGTTACTGACTTGCTGTGCTATGAATTCTAAACTATCCGCTTCTAACTTCAATCCAGCCTGTTTAAGCTTATTTTTGGCTTGACTGTTTTTAGCTTTTAAAGCTTTCCTAAGGGCATCAATTTGATTTCTTAAAGCAATGATTTTGTTTTCTTTCGCTTCTTTGGAGTTCTTTTTGGCTTGAAGCTGTTCTTCAATTCGAGGAATTAGGTTCGGGTCAAAGAATTTGTCTTTTATTTCAGTGATTGTTAAAAGAGTATCTCCCTTGTTTACATAATCCCCTTCTATAATTGACCACTCGACAATCCTACCTGCAATCGCTGATTCCACCATTTGAGGTCTATTTCCTGGATTTAGTGCCGTCAAACTTCCATTTCCCCGAATGTTCTGTTGCCAAGGAAGAAATAGAAATACGATGAATATAAAGGTGATCACAAGCAACACCTTAGCGACTGTACGACCTACTCCCGGAGTTTTTAATGTTCTGAGGGAGTAGAGATGTGTATCGGAAAGTTTATCTAAATGATCCATTAATAAATTTCTTTTAAAATGTCTTCATGCTTAATGAGATCATCAAATGCTCCGATAGCTTTTGAGTCGCCATTATCCAAATACAAAACTTTATCACAAGCTGCCATAACTAGTGGATCATTTGATACAACGATGAGTGTCCAGTTTTTATCTTCTCTAGTCAACATTTCAATGAGTTTTAATCTTTCTCCCTTCGTAAAGTCGTTAAAAAAGTCATTGAGGATGAGCATTGCAGGTTTTTTTGCTAGACATCTTGCTAGAACTAGTTTATTTACGAATGATGAAGAGAATCCTTTTCCACCACTCAGTACTTGGGTGTTTAATCCTTCGTCCAAGGCGTTGATGTTATCGTTAAGGCCTACTTCTTTGATTGCGTTTATTGCATCAGAGATATCCGATGTAGGTTTACCAACAAGAATATTTTCTAATATGGTTCCTTCAAAAATATCTTCTTGAGACACATTTTTTCCAATCTTATCCCTTAGATAAGTAGCATCTAGATCTCGTAGCGAGAGGTCATTGTAGGTGAGAATACCCTCATATTTCTGATGGATTCCAGCAATAATATTGGTCAAGGTGGTTTTACCAGCTCCACTTCCTCCACTAATACATAATGAGCCTCCTTTCTCAATTTCAATTTCAAGATTCTTCAATGAAGGCTTCTTTGAGCCTGGGTATGTGTAGGATACATTAGCTAGTTTAACCGCAAGTCCTTCTGCCAT is from Marinobacter alexandrii and encodes:
- a CDS encoding HlyD family efflux transporter periplasmic adaptor subunit, which produces MDHLDKLSDTHLYSLRTLKTPGVGRTVAKVLLVITFIFIVFLFLPWQQNIRGNGSLTALNPGNRPQMVESAIAGRIVEWSIIEGDYVNKGDTLLTITEIKDKFFDPNLIPRIEEQLQAKKNSKEAKENKIIALRNQIDALRKALKAKNSQAKNKLKQAGLKLEADSLEFIAQQVSNENAISVYERNKNRYDAGNITLTKFQDIESKYQMSGAKVLKAENEWLQRKADLANAYLELTSIEADYADKISKSQSNLNETISGLNETIGGISKMENELSNVRIRQSQYQIIAPQSGHIVKTIKVGLGETIKEGDAVATILPESNDKAVAMFVKAMDIPLIKKGKKVRVQFDGWPALQFSGWPNVSVGTFGGQVAIIDRVQSKNGMFRILVEPDPEDEPWPAQLRLGSGIKGWVMLNNVPIWYEIWRQGNGFPPTIYEDNDKEGQKDKK